Proteins encoded together in one Ipomoea triloba cultivar NCNSP0323 chromosome 4, ASM357664v1 window:
- the LOC116017128 gene encoding histone H1-like: protein MAAEEPVAMVEVTADPAESEPSKEEEAAPAPAKVTKAKKAKETKAKKPAAPRKRNPSHPPYFEMIQEAIVTLKERTGSSQYAIQKFIEDKQKNLPPNFRKLLLVQLRKFVASDKLVKVKNSYKIPSARSSAAKPAAAPAAPAKKKPATAAKPKATKEKKAAAPAKPKPKPKAKAAAKPKAAAKPKAKPAAKANPAPKAKAVAAKPKAAAAKAKPKAAAKTKAAAKPKKEPAAKVARTATRSTPSGKAAPAKAAPKKATPVKKAPAKGVKPKSVKSPVKKATARKGRK, encoded by the exons ATGGCTGCTGAGGAACCGGTTGCTATGGTGGAGGTGACGGCTGACCCGGCCGAATCTGAGCCCTCCAAGGAGGAGGAGGCGGCCCCTGCTCCGGCCAAGGTCACCAAGGCTAAGAAGGCTAAGGAGACCAAGGCTAAGAAACCTGCTGCTCCCAGGAAGAGGAACCCTAGCCACCCTCCTTACTTTGAG ATGATTCAGGAGGCGATTGTGACTCTGAAGGAGAGGACTGGATCGAGCCAGTACGCGATCCAGAAATTCATTGAGGACAAGCAGAAGAATCTGCCTCCGAATTTCAGGAAGCTGTTGCTGGTTCAGTTGAGGAAGTTTGTGGCTTCTGACAAGCTCGTGAAGGTGAAGAATTCGTATAAGATTCCATCGGCTCGGTCGTCTGCTGCCAAGCCTGCTGCTGCCCCGGCCGCTCCGGCCAAGAAGAAGCCTGCTACGGCGGCCAAGCCAAAGGCTACCAAGGAGAAGAAGGCTGCCGCCCCTGCCAAGCCTAAGCCTAAGCCTAAGGCCAAGGCTGCTGCCAAGCCCAAAGCTGCGGCCAAGCCGAAGGCGAAGCCCGCTGCTAAGGCTAATCCAGCTCCCAAGGCTAAGGCTGTTGCGGCTAAGCCCAAGGCGGCTGCGGCTAAGGCTAAGCCAAAGGCAGCTGCGAAGACCAAGGCTGCAGCCAAGCCAAAGAAGGAGCCGGCGGCTAAGGTTGCCAGGACGGCCACCCGATCAACCCCGAGCGGCAAGGCTGCTCCTGCCAAGGCTGCGCCGAAGAAGGCTACTCCTGTAAAGAAGGCTCCGGCTAAGGGCGTGAAGCCCAAGTCCGTCAAGTCGCCGGTGAAGAAAGCGACGGCCAGGAAGGGGAGGAAGTGA
- the LOC116016354 gene encoding flowering locus K homology domain-like, protein MADGNFGEHGMDNMQSINHVDDTQNIDNNMDNLQGIDDINNTDKLNSMENVEGMPGIHDFDSMQSIDNADDADNLHNTDNDPELDNVHDETNLQDADNVPEYSLPSQELQATQNDVGSGEEKKWPGWPGENVFRMLVPAQKVGGIIGRKGEFIKKLCEETKSRIKILDGPPGTTERTVMISAKEEPDLSISPAMDGLLRVHERVNDIDSDSAAAPSGNARTVCTRLLVAATQAGSLIGKQGTTIKSIQDASQCTIRVLGEEHLPIFALPEDSVVEVQGEPAGVHKAVEMIASHLRKFLVDRSVIGVFEMQMKMPNPRGNQNMPPPGPTPSWAPPHSGFPVNAGGGPGFGPSPQYMPPPRQYDNYYPPGDMPPLDKQSRQPLPMYDRDASMGAHATSMQPQQSMVTKVTQNMQIPLSYADAVIGTSGSNISYIRRTSGATIAIQETRGVPGEMTIEINGTASQVQTAQQLIQNFIADATSNMQSSAGGPPTQGYNPYTSHGHVYSSPPTTAAGNTGHGHGSDYSSVYGGNYGY, encoded by the exons ATGGCTGATGGAAATTTTGGGGAGCATGGAATGGATAACATGCAGAGCATTAATCATGTGGATGACACACAGAACATTGATAACAATATGGATAACCTGCAGGGAATTGATGACATAAACAACACAGATAAATTGAACAGCATGGAAAATGTGGAAGGCATGCCTGGCATCCATGACTTTGATAGTATGCAGAGCATAGATAATGCTGATGATGCAGATAATCTGCACAACACTGATAACGATCCTGAGCTAGATAATGTGCACGATGAGACTAACTTGCAGGATGCAGACAATGTACCTGAGTACTCACTTCCTTCACAGGAGTTACAAGCCACACAGAATGATGTTGGAAGTGGTGAAGAAAAGAAATGGCCTGGCTGGCCAGGAGAAAATGTATTCAGGATGTTGGTTCCTGCTCAAAAGGTCGGTGGTATCATCGGTCGGAAGGGGGAGTTCATTAAGAAACTTTGTGAGGAAACCAAGTCTCGCATTAAGATACTCGATGGGCCTCCTGGTACCACTGAAAGAACT GTGATGATTTCTGCCAAAGAAGAGCCTGATCTCTCTATTTCTCCTGCAATGGATGGTCTACTAAGGGTCCATGAGCGTGTAAATGATATTGACTCAGATTCAGCTGCAGCTCCATCAGGCAATGCAAGAACAGTTTGCACAAGGCTACTTGTGGCAGCTACTCAGGCAGGAAGTTTGATAGGGAAGCAGGGGACCACTATTAAGTCTATCCAGGATGCTTCTCAGTGTACTATCCGAGTGCTTGGAgaag AGCACCTGCCCATTTTTGCTCTACCAGAGGATAGCGTTGTTGAGGTACAGGGGGAGCCTGCGGGTGTTCATAAAGCAGTGGAAATGATTGCTTCACATCTAAGAAAATTTTTGGTTGATCGTAGTGTTATAGGGGTGTTTGAAATGCAG ATGAAAATGCCTAATCCACGTGGAAACCAAAACATGCCCCCACCTGGTCCAACCCCATCTTGGGCACCCCCTCATTCTGGTTTTCCCGTGAATGCTGGTGGTGGACCTGGTTTTGGACCAAGCCCTCAATATATGCCACCACCTCGTCAATATGATAATTACTATCCACCAGGGGACATGCCTCCTTTGGACAAACAATCACGCCAGCCCCTGCCTATGTATGATAGAGATGCATCAATGGGAGCTCATGCAACAAGTATGCAGCCACAACAATCAATGGTTACAAAG GTCACACAAAACATGCAAATTCCCTTGTCATATGCTGATGCTGTAATTGGTACCTCTGGTTCAAATATTAGCTATATTCGCCGCACCAGTGGTGCAACTATTGCCATACAGGAAACAAGAGGTGTTCCCGGCGAGATGACTATTGAAATAAATGGGACTGCCTCACAAGTCCAAACTGCCCAGCAGTTAATACAG AATTTTATTGCTGATGCTACAAGCAATATGCAAAGTTCTGCTGGTGGACCGCCTACACAAGGTTATAACCCGTATACTTCTCATGGTCACGTATACAGTTCCCCGCCGACAACTGCTGCCGGAAACACAGGACATGGTCATGGATCAGATTACAGTTCTGTGTATGGAGGCAACTATGGTTATTAA